One region of Culex pipiens pallens isolate TS chromosome 2, TS_CPP_V2, whole genome shotgun sequence genomic DNA includes:
- the LOC120428188 gene encoding uncharacterized protein LOC120428188, which translates to MSGTWEISDVTPSDESFLEVRYVEAQEVTQGSGKSREAEWLSGTWPLTPFDGTLMPNNRKSEWIRFRDQFNRIVSCKAPVGPSTKLTGLKIFAGDFLLNIIEMQEKLVDSESIDVYSDTVEALNRYFNQICDSAKERLKFREMKMSEGEPFDDWVLRLEAQAKYCDFELKQREEEFLQALTRRSIPDIAGKLYEASDMLGRDLQKIINHGKHLDDIRREAADAAKQLDERAGASGGQRHEEEGFKAVNVVRQFKPKAERGRYFSGGSTKGFAVPQKRYRDWPLKRDAWEKMSVANCTKCGRVHGPGQCAAFRVKCWNCGVWGHFAECCKNPKAMEGGSRDRRYRPESVKEEAGRINQLLARNQEYDTPHAAIDPRLVNCIIGTECVQFLVDSGATVNTVTVGVWESLKACCKSVMHDVELVPQEVLKSYAKQSPLEVECSFRAYVGVRGNSRPLQLAKFFVVRGTELSLLGFETSQKLGLIRLGPTSNAVLDPLGGDAVCSVQAESSEFPKVKLAPVKFKVDDTVTPRQIIRYNIPKAFENATNERLRTMENSGYERFPDSCGLQSCEQSDREGALPYAITG; encoded by the exons ATGAGTGGCACGTGGGAGATCTCTGACGTAACGCCGTCTGACGAATCGTTTTTGGAGGTTAGGTACGTCGAGGCGCAAGAGGTGACACAGGGGTCCGGAAAATCCCGAGAGGCAGAATGGCTGTCTGGCACGTGGCCGTTGACGCCGTTCGATGGTACGCTGATGCCAAACAACCGGAAGTCAGAGTGGATCCGGTTCCGAGATCAGTTTAACCGCATTGTTTCCTGCAAGGCACCGGTGGGACCGTCCACAAAACTGACTGGTTTGAAGATCTTCGCGGGCGATTTCCTGCTCAACATTATAGAAATGCAGGAGAAACTGGTTGATTCGGAGTCAATTGATGTTTATTCGGACACGGTAGAGGCGCTCAACag GTACTTCAACCAAATCTGTGATTCGGCAAAGGAGAGGCTAAAGTTTCGTGAGATGAAAATGAGCGAGGGCGAACCGTTCGACGACTGGGTCCTGCGCCTAGAGGCGCAGGCGAAGTATTGTGATTTCGAGCTGAAACAGAGGGAAGAGGAGTTTTTGCAGGCTCTGACGAGACGCTCCATCCCGGACATCGCTGGCAAGCTGTACGAGGCATCGGACATGCTGGGGCGCGATCTGCAAAAGATCATTAATCACGGCAAGCATCTGGATGACATCAGGCGGGAAGCGGCAGATGCCGCTAAGCAGCTGGACGAGAGAGCTGGCGCAAGCGGAGGCCAACGCCACGAAGAAGAGGGGTTCAAAGCAGTGAACGTGGTGCGTCAATTCAAGCCGAAGGCGGAACGCGGTCGTTATTTTTCGGGCGGATCAACCAAGGGCTTCGCGGTGCCACAGAAAAGGTATCGCGACTGGCCTCTGAAGCGGGATGCGTGGGAGAAGATGTCCGTGGCTAACTGCACAAAGTGCGGTCGGGTGCATGGGCCAGGACAGTGCGCAGCTTTCCGCGTGAAGTGCTGGAACTGTGGCGTCTGGGGTCACTTTGCCGAGTGTTGCAAGAATCCCAAAGCCATGGAGGGGGGTTCGCGCGACCGACGTTACCGACCGGAATCCGTCAAAGAAGAAGCTGGAAGGATTAATCAGTTGCTCGCTCGGAATCAAGAGTACGATACCCCGCACGCGGCGATTGATCCGCGGTTGGTGAACTGTATAATCGGTACGGAGTGTGTGCAGTTCCTAGTCGATTCTGGTGCAACGGTGAATACGGTCACGGTTGGCGTCTGGGAATCCCTCAAAGCATGCTGCAAATCAGTCATGCACGATGTTGAGTTGGTTCCTCAAGAAGTATTGAAATCTTACGCCAAACAGAGTCCACTCGAAGTTGAATGTTCGTTCAGAGCTTATGTTGGCGTTAGGGGGAACAGTCGACCACTGCAATTGGCTAAATTCTTCGTAGTCAGAGGCACCGAGTTGTCCCTGCTGGGTTTTGAGACGTCGCAAAAACTAGGGCTGATCCGATTGGGACCAACAAGCAACGCAGTTCTGGATCCGTTGGGTGGTGATGCTGTATGTAGCGTACAGGCTGAAAGCTCGGAATTCCCAAAAGTTAAGTTGGCCCCGGTGAAATTTAAGGTGGACGACACCGTTACACCGCGACAGATTATTCGGTATAACATCCCAAAAGCATTCGAGAACGCCACCAATGAGAGACTACGAACGATGGAGAACAGCG GGTACGAACGATTTCCGGATAGTTGTGGACTACAGAGCTGTGAACAAAGCGATCGTGAGGGAGCCCTACCCTATGCCATCACTGGATAA